A stretch of DNA from Cannabis sativa cultivar Pink pepper isolate KNU-18-1 chromosome X, ASM2916894v1, whole genome shotgun sequence:
CGAGGACTTACAAGTTGCCTTGTTTTCCTTATGCATTTCTTGTTTGGATTTACGAAACTATTCCTCTTTGTCAGAAGGCTGGTTTTTGTGAATATGATAGTGATCCAGAATATAGGATTTGTAGATGGTTGAATGTGGGTCTTCCTAATAATAGTGCTGTTGAGAGGAAAGTTTTTTCATCTCCTAAggtacatttttatttatttttttgatattatgtagtttacatttttttttattttttgaagtttatTGGTTACTaattgtgtttattttttttttttgttttgtttcgtgATAGCTGAAAGGTGAATATATATTTCCTACAGATGAAGAGAGATCAATGCTTAATCTATCTGGTCTTGAGTTTATTGAGAAGGAAGATTCAGATGTTGATGTTGATCGAGTTGGTGCGATTGGTTTAcaatcttctattttaaatgagTTAAGGAGGGACGTTAAAAAAGTAATTCAAAAGCAATTACATTTTGATGGGTCTTTTGAGGGTTTTACATCAGATATTAAGTGTAGATTCAAGGAGTTGGAACTCAATATGATTTCCCACATAGATTCTAAGATTGATGAAAGTTTGCAATTTTACTTGGATTTGAAATTTAATGACTTGAAAGAAAAGTTTGATGATTTAAAAGCTTCTCAGAGTGTCGTGGATATCCGTGATGATAGTGGTGGTGATAGTGATGATGTGAGTGTTTATCCATTTGTTAATTGTTTAGTTGTCTTACTATTATTCGTTtgtatgtttattaatatttgttttaatgCAGGAATCTGGTTTGAAAGATGGTGTTAATGTTGATTTGGCAGTGAAGGATgtaaatatgattatttatttttttttacttgtttatttttatttatagttttaaagttcttattttataattgatgtgtttgtttgttttttcagGATCTAGTTATGAAAGAGGTTGATGATGTAGATTTGGTTACTGAAAATGTTAAAGATTATTCTATTGTAGGTTTgtaaatagttttttattttaatgagctttattttttttttttgcaatattaagtagttttatcttttttatgatTACTTAGTTTTTCTCatattctttttaattatttgtttgtaACAGGATCCTGTTTTAAATCTTGCTGAAAGTGGTGGTGTGTTGGTTAATGAGGGAGACACTGTTGTAGAGGTTTTGTTCATGTTTCctttataaatattttgttgtttacagttttgtattttattgttaaaagaaattattttgtatatggatatgatttattaaaagactaattaatatgatttattattttgttatgtttaattatttttatttatatcattattattttcaatatgTTTAATTAGGGTGAAGGTTTACAAAATGTTGGAGATGGTGGTTTGGTTAAAGAAGGACACACTGCTTTACTGgtaatgtttttattttctatttgattttgtgtttttatataaaaatttgttTACATGTAACTGTTTACAGTATTACTGTTTACAGGTAATGTGTTTTACTGTTTACATATTTTTTGTGTGTTTTCTATAAGTTTTGACTTTGTTTAcaattttgttgttattttatgtaaatatttttatatttttatttaagtttatgcTTCACAATAagttttatatatgttttgtaGGGTGATAATGATGATGTTCCAAGTTTTGATATAATGGGTTTTCTTTCATCTCAGCCCGATGCTAATGCTGATAAAGAGAAGAGGAAAAAACAAGATGAAGATGATCATGCTAAGTTTAAAGATTTAAATAAGAAATCAAaggatgatgaagatgatggtGATGACCAGGTAACCACTTTGTAgattctgtttttttttattttcttaattttttttttcaattttttatttttattttttatatttttattctcaTTATAAGGTAATTTCATTTTTTAGGGTATGGGTGGTGATGTTGTTTCTTCTATTGTAAAAGAAGTTATAAAGGGAATTAATGAAGGTGATGACAAATCTAAAAAAGGTGGAGCAGTTAGCAAGGGTGATGTTGGTGGTGAAGCAAGAAAAAATATGGTTGATTCATTTGTAATTGATGTTGTTGAGGCTAGTGTTATTGGGTCTCCTAACTTGTTTGATAGTCAAGGTACAGAAGATAGTATTACTTTGTCAGCCATGGAgatcattaatgaaaaaattgaaaccaTTGAAGGAAGCCTGAAAAAGGTACGTATAATGTTAATGGAATTAACAGTTGGTCAaagtgtttctttttttttgtttgtatatTGGTTTGTTTATTATTGTTTATGTATTAATCTGTTTGATTTTGTTTCTAGGAAAAGAATTTAGAAGCTAATTCTTATGAGTTTGCAAAGAGGGTTCCCAATATTGGATCTGCATTGAGGAGTCCATTTACATCTGATTTTGGTTCTATTGGGAGTAGTAGTAAACCAAAGGGAGAACAATCTAAGTTGCTTGCTTTTTCTTCAGTTGCACTTGACCGTATTGATGATCTTCAGTCTAAACTGTTTGAGCAGTGGTTTAAGGTCGGTTTTAATGATAGGAACAAGATTAAAAAGTTTAAAGAACGTGATAGGAAATTAAAAGTCTCGTTGGATTTTGCAATTATGAAGATTGATGATAAGATGTGGTCTTATGATTTGTTGACTCTTGGAAGGAATTTGTCATGCTCGGTTAGtccctttattttatttttctttttgatttgAAATGAGTTATtacattatatttaattttttatgaatttattttgtcttttttttttccaatgtaGCATTTGGATGTTTGTTTTTACTACTTGAGAAAGGAGATAAAGTACAATGAGAGTGTAAACTCTTTTGTTAATACCACTGATTGTTTCTTTGCTGCCTAGATTTTTGAGATGTATAATGAGTTTGTTAAGAATGATTGTGACATTGAATCTGTTAAGAAGGACAGCAAAGCTTCTGCATACATAGTTGGTTTTGGTATGTATTGCAGTAAAAAAATAGATTGAATTAGATAATATCTTAATGCCTATTAATCTGATTGATTTGGCTCACTGGATTATGTGCATTTTTGACATACGTTTGAGATGTCTTAAAGTGTGCAATTCTATGAGATTTGGGAGGTACAAGAACTCAGAAAAATTGGTTCGTGCTTTTGCTGTCATGTTGCCTATTTTGTTGTCACATGTAAATTTTTATGATCAAAGGAAAGATATTGATAAGAGCACAGGATTTTTTCAAGGAAAGAGTGAGACAGACCCTTTGGAAATTGTTATCGTTCAAGATTTGCCTCAACAAGAGCAGtggtaatcttttttttttttttgttatttttttgtttttatgttcTTATTTGATTATATTCGTTTCTGTTTCTTTTTTGTATCTAACTGTTTGTTTTTGATTTGTCACAGTGACTGTGGTGTTTTTGTTATAAAGTACGCTGAGTATTTTATTCATGGATTGATTGACAAGATTCCGAAGGAGTTGGACATTCCTTTTGTTCGAAAGAAGCTGTGTGTTGAGCTCTTTGTTCATGCTAAGAAGAAGGAAGTGAGTGGTTATGAATCACCTTCAGAGTATCCTGGGAGGATGGAAAAGGatggaaagaaaaagaagtagTTGTTTAATGTAGTTGGAAACACTTTTGTTTCTTGTTGTTTTGATACTTTTGTACGGGTTATTATTGACTAGTTTGGGTAGTTATGAACGTTAAACATATTAACCTTCTTTTTGCTTGGTCATTTTGTCAAACGTATGTATGGATATTGGAACTATTTTCAGTACCtttaatatgatattaatgCAGGTTGCTTTTGGAGTTaagtttgaagtttttttttttttactagatGTGTAATATAATGTAAGATTATTATGGAATTTTATCCGTTTGGTTTTTTTGTTAATGgtagtatgtattttttttgtttgttgtaTTCTTTTTTTTGAGTTTGGTCTGATTAAGttggtatttttcttttttcagggTTTGTAAACCGTTGCATATATCTtctgttttttatttatattttttggaAAAGAGGTACACACTTTCAAATCATAGaggtatttttgtttattttttcaatttattatgtttaagaaattaagttaaataatattgattacatttttttttactatcaaATTAACAACTAAATTGTTTATGAAAATGTTAATTaagaagatatttttaaaatagttttgtAAATTATAAATCAAGATTCAAATTAttggttttttcttttatatttttgaaatcattttatttacaaaatatttttgttatgtttattttgttaatttttgtaaaaccaAAAGCACATTTGTGTtcatctttatttatttatatgaaggtatttaaaatgaaaaatcagAAGTTCTTAGTGTTCCTTTATTTTGTCttatatttgtaaaaataagaaatctgaaagacatttttttgttgtatagtTTGTTTCTAAAGTAACTTTCTTCTCTTCAGTGGATTTAGAATTGCTTCATTTTTGCAAGACCGTCGATTATGTCCTTTTTGGTTGCATTTTCCACACTTGACTTTTGTTTTTGTGTCCATTGCTCCTTTATATCTATCTTTCTTTGGCCTCCCAGCTGGTCTTTTATATTTTGGTGGATGTACTGTGATATTCTTCACATCCTCTGGTATATTCCATGATGTTGCTTCACCTAATGGAAGTATGCTATCCTCATATGTTGACATGAAAGCTTCTTTAGTGTAGTAGTAGGAGCAGTATTTGTAGCAAGAGAAGTTTCTTTTGGCTAGTACAGCCATTGCATGCGAGCAAGGCATTTCGTCATAGTCAAACTTCTGACACGTGCATGTTTTGTTTTCCAGATTTACTATGTAGGAGCTTGTATAATCGTGCACTTTGTATACAAGAAGGTTAATGTCTCAACTCGCATGAAGAATTTATACGAGgtttttgttattatatttttttcagaAATTATTTGGTTTActgttaatgtttttttttatatttttcaaacaaattataaaatttaatttaaattaatgttaAGTGTACCTTGTATTTTAAGCCCATTTCTCTTTGTTTCTTGAGAGCCTTTTCTGGAATATTTGCCAAAGTAGTGTCCGTTTTCAAGGCTCTATTTTTGTTTTCCCAATACCATCTTTGTACCAAAGAGTGTAGACATTCTAGTAAGGTTGCAACTGGTAATTCTCTTACTGATTTGAGAGCTGCATTCACTGACTCTGCTATGTTTGATGTCATTGTTTTGTATCTTTTATTCATGCTGTATAGCCTTGTCCATTTATCATATCCAACTTCATTGCCCAAGAAAtctcttattcttaagtcaatgtTGTCCAAATCTTGCATGCATTTCTCAAATTCTTCTATAGTGTAAGCTT
This window harbors:
- the LOC115700218 gene encoding uncharacterized protein LOC115700218 isoform X2; the protein is MAVLYFVSNCLFTSPNSKKVPNEILNIVGIGDYESFPWGKLVFKKTLHNLRIGLRGVPKKKTGKDIGSKHIDKRKGKAKAADKESSRTYKLPCFPYAFLVWIYETIPLCQKAGFCEYDSDPEYRICRWLNVGLPNNSAVERKVFSSPKLKGEYIFPTDEERSMLNLSGLEFIEKEDSDVDVDRVGAIGLQSSILNELRRDVKKVIQKQLHFDGSFEGFTSDIKCRFKELELNMISHIDSKIDESLQFYLDLKFNDLKEKFDDLKASQSVVDIRDDSGGDSDDESGLKDGVNVDLAVKDDLVMKEVDDVDLVTENVKDYSIDPVLNLAESGGVLVNEGDTVVEGEGLQNVGDGGLVKEGHTALLPDANADKEKRKKQDEDDHAKFKDLNKKSKDDEDDGDDQVTTL
- the LOC115700218 gene encoding uncharacterized protein LOC115700218 isoform X1, encoding MAVLYFVSNCLFTSPNSKKVPNEILNIVGIGDYESFPWGKLVFKKTLHNLRIGLRGVPKKKTGKDIGSKHIDKRKGKAKAADKESSRTYKLPCFPYAFLVWIYETIPLCQKAGFCEYDSDPEYRICRWLNVGLPNNSAVERKVFSSPKLKGEYIFPTDEERSMLNLSGLEFIEKEDSDVDVDRVGAIGLQSSILNELRRDVKKVIQKQLHFDGSFEGFTSDIKCRFKELELNMISHIDSKIDESLQFYLDLKFNDLKEKFDDLKASQSVVDIRDDSGGDSDDESGLKDGVNVDLAVKDDLVMKEVDDVDLVTENVKDYSIDPVLNLAESGGVLVNEGDTVVEGEGLQNVGDGGLVKEGHTALLGDNDDVPSFDIMGFLSSQPDANADKEKRKKQDEDDHAKFKDLNKKSKDDEDDGDDQVTTL